In Amaranthus tricolor cultivar Red isolate AtriRed21 chromosome 3, ASM2621246v1, whole genome shotgun sequence, a single window of DNA contains:
- the LOC130808976 gene encoding RHOMBOID-like protein 10, chloroplastic → MILGFGGGPPSPFPFPSSRNSDNCFPPLNPAFLFSNSVSLHRHPRLSLFLCSSVKGALKRWGRHLKQLNFFQSLNDVIVTSTAYTSCFCFLNGKSSGQDKGDEASSPQGASRNNFILRGRCTSTLLAVNVLLYVAQVATRGRLMLWGAKVNRLIDEGQLWRLVTSAFLHANVGHLLVNCYSLNSVGPSVENICGTRRFFTIYFASAVASSAMSYWLSKAPAVGASGAIFGLVGSVAVFSMRHRRLLGSGGQDLKHIAQVIVLNMVIGLASSGIDNWGHLGGLIGGAAVSWLVGPAWTYDYTTKDGRKVFVDKAPIYLFNRKNAR, encoded by the exons ATGATATTGGGTTTTGGAGGAGGACCTCCATCTCCATttccatttccatcatcccGCAATTCAGATAATTGCTTTCCGCCATTAAACCCAGCTTTTTTGTTCTCAAACTCCGTCTCTCTTCATCGCCATCCTCGTCTTTCTCTCTTCCTCTGCTCTTCGGTTAAG GGAGCATTGAAGAGATGGGGGAGACACCTAAAGCAATTGAACTTTTTCCAGAGTTTAAATGATGTTATTGTTACCTCAACAGCATATACCTCATGCTTCTGTTTCTTGAATGGTAAATCATCAGGACAGGACAAAGGCGATGAAGCAAGCTCACCACAAGGTGCATCAAGAAATAATTTCATTCTACGGGGGCGTTGTACCAGTACCCTCCTTGCTGTCAATGTGCT GCTTTATGTTGCACAAGTTGCCACACGAGGGAGGCTAATGCTGTGGGGTGCTAAG GTGAATAGACTAATTGATGAAGGACAGTTATGGAGGCTGGTGACATCAGCCTTTCTACATGCAAATGTTGGGCATCTGTTG GTGAACTGCTATTCGTTAAATTCTGTTGGTCCCTCTGTAGAGAATATTTGTGGAACTCGAAGATTCTTCACCATCTATTTTGCCTCTGCTGTTGCAA GTTCTGCCATGAGCTATTGGTTGTCTAAAGCTCCTGCTGTTGGTGCATCAGGAGCCATTTTTGGACTG GTTGGCTCGGTTGCTGTGTTTTCCATGAGGCATAGAAGACTTCTCGGATCTGGTGGACAGGATTTGAAGCATATAGCACAAGTCATTGTGTTGAATATG GTTATCGGACTTGCGTCTAGTGGGATAGACAACTGGGGCCAT TTGGGAGGCTTGATTGGCGGAGCAGCTGTCTCATGGCTAGTTGGTCCTGCATGGACATACGATTACACTACTAAAGACGGACGTAAAGTGTTTGTCGACAAAGCTCCTATCTACCTCTTCAATCGTAAGAACGCTCGTTGA